One segment of Meleagris gallopavo isolate NT-WF06-2002-E0010 breed Aviagen turkey brand Nicholas breeding stock chromosome 8, Turkey_5.1, whole genome shotgun sequence DNA contains the following:
- the LOC100548807 gene encoding attractin-like protein 1 codes for MAACDEWKILPKPNLHRDVNRFGHTAVVSNGSMYIFGGFSSVLLNDILVYKPPNCEAFRDEELCKNARPGIRCLWNKKHCESWESGNANNILRAKCPKKTAAADDRCYRYADCASCTANTNGCQWCDDKKCISANSNCSVSVKNYTKCHVRNEQICNKLTSCKSCSLHLNCQWDQRQQECQALPAHLCGEGWSHIGDACLRINSSRESYDNAKLYCYNLSGNLASLTTSKEVEFVLDEIQKYTLQKISPWVGLRKINISYWGWDDMSPFTNTTLQWLPGEPNDSGFCAYLERAEVAGLKANPCTAMADGLVCEKPVVSPNQNARPCKKPCSLRTTCSNCTSNGMECMWCSSTKRCVDSNAYIISFPYGQCLEWQTATCSREYLNEQ; via the exons CTTGTGATGAGTGGAAGATTTTACCGAAACCTAATCTGCACCGAGATGTCAACAGATTTGGTCACACTGCTGTTGTCAGTAATGG GTCAATGTACATATTTGGGGGATTTTCAAGTGTTCTTTTGAATGACATCCTTGTGTACAAGCCTCCAAACTGTGAAGCATTCAGAGATGAAGAGCTATGTAAGAATGCTCGTCCAGGGATAAGGTGTCTGTGGAACAAGAAACATTGTGAATCCTGGGAATCTGGAAATGCTAACAACATCCTTCGAGCAAAATGTCCGAAGAAAACAG ctgctgcagatgaCAGATGTTACCGATATGCAGACTGTGCGAGCTGTACTGCCAATACAAACGGGTGCCAGTGGTGCGATGACAAaaagtgcatttcagcaaataGTAACTGTAGTGTG tccGTTAAAAACTACACCAAATGTCACGTGAGAAATGAACAGATCTGCAATAAGCTGACCAGCTGCAagagctgctctctgcaccTGAACTGCCAGTGGGACCAGCGGCAGCAGGAGTGCCAGGCTTTACCTG CTCACCTGTGTGGGGAAGGATGGAGTCACATTGGAGATGCCTGCCTCCGCATAAATTCTAGTCGTGAAAGCTATGACAACGCCAAACTGTACTGCTACAATTTAAGTGGGAATCTTGCTTCATTAACAACCTCAAAAGAAGTGGAATTTGTTCTGgatgaaatacagaagtacaCACTTCAG AAAATTTCTCCTTGGGTAGGTTTACGCAAGATCAACATCTCCTACTGGGGATGGGATGACATGTCTCCTTTTACAAACACAACTCTGCAATGGCTTCCTGGAGAGCCAAATGACTCTGGCTTCTGTGCGTATCTAGAAAGAGCAGAAGTGGCAGGTCTGAAAGCAAATCCATGCACTGCAATGGCAGATGGTCTTGTCTGTGAAAAACCTGTCG tTAGTCCCAACCAGAATGCAAGACCCTGTAAAAAGCCATGCTCCCTGAGAACAACATGTTCCAACTGTACGAGCAATGGTATGGAATGTATGTGGTGCAGCAGTACAAAACGATGTGTTGATTCAAATGCCTATATAATTTCCTTCCCATATGGACAGTGTCTAGAATGGCAAACTGCAACATGCTCCCGTGAGTACCTTAATGAACAGTAA
- the LOC109368928 gene encoding attractin-like protein 1: MVPWSNSWLVPETKGAIVQGGYGHTSVYDELTKSVYVHGGYKALPGNKYGLVDDLYKYEVNTRTWTILKESGFARYLHSAVLINGAMLVFGGNTHNDTSLSNGAKCFSADFLAYDIG; the protein is encoded by the exons ATGGTTCCAT GGTCAAATTCTTGGCTTgtaccagaaacaaaaggagcaATTGTACAAGGTGGATATGGCCATACTAGTGTCTATGATGAACTGACAAAATCTGTTTATGTCCATGGTGGATACAAAGCATTACCTGGCAATAAATATGGATTGGTGGATGATCTTTACAAATATGAAGTTAATACTAGAACATG GACTATTCTGAAAGAGAGTGGTTTTGCAAGGTATCTACATTCAGCTGTCTTAATCAATGGAGCTATGCTCGTTTTTGGTGGAAATACTCATAATGATACTTCCCTGAGTAATGGAGCGAAGTGCTTTTCTGCTGACTTTCTTGCGTATGACATAG